From Amycolatopsis sp. cg9, one genomic window encodes:
- a CDS encoding SGNH/GDSL hydrolase family protein, giving the protein MSTALGAVVLASLGVTGLAQAAGTVYAAVGDSYSSGVGAGSYGSSGSCYRSSNAYPQLWTNAHSGTSLTFLACSGAKTGDVISQANSIPSNATLVTVTVGGNDAGFSDVIQTCTLGSDSDCTNRVNTAKTYVNNTLPPLLTNTYNAIKAKAPGAKLVVLSYPRFYTVPGSCWVGLSDTKRSAINSGADTLASVIQSRAASAGATFVDVRSAFVGHNICSSADDYLHSLTWPVIESYHPTVAGQSGGYYTPLRAAIG; this is encoded by the coding sequence GGACCGTGTACGCCGCGGTCGGCGACTCCTACTCCTCGGGGGTCGGAGCCGGCAGCTACGGCAGTTCCGGGAGCTGTTACCGCAGCTCGAACGCGTACCCGCAGCTGTGGACCAACGCCCACAGCGGCACCTCCCTCACCTTCCTGGCCTGCTCCGGCGCCAAGACCGGCGACGTGATCAGCCAGGCGAACTCCATCCCGTCCAACGCGACCCTGGTCACCGTCACCGTGGGCGGCAACGACGCCGGCTTCAGCGACGTGATCCAGACCTGCACCCTCGGCAGCGACTCCGACTGCACCAACCGCGTCAACACGGCGAAGACCTACGTGAACAACACGCTGCCGCCGCTGCTGACCAACACCTACAACGCGATCAAGGCCAAGGCGCCGGGCGCGAAGCTCGTCGTCCTGTCCTACCCGCGCTTCTACACCGTGCCCGGCTCCTGCTGGGTCGGGCTGAGCGACACCAAGCGCTCGGCGATCAACTCCGGCGCCGACACCCTGGCGTCGGTGATCCAGTCGCGGGCGGCTTCGGCGGGCGCGACCTTCGTCGACGTCCGGTCGGCGTTCGTCGGGCACAACATCTGCTCGTCGGCCGACGACTACCTGCACAGCCTGACCTGGCCGGTGATCGAGTCCTACCACCCGACGGTGGCCGGGCAGTCCGGCGGCTACTACACGCCGCTGCGCGCTGCGATCGGCTGA
- a CDS encoding carboxyl transferase domain-containing protein, translating to MDTPVLGTSAAPDSEAYARNATSHAELVEDLRKRLGSARLGGPEKARTRHVERGKLLPRDRVDTLLDPGSPFLELSPLAANGLYDDEAPSAGIITGVGRVSGRECVVVANDATVKGGTYYPMTVKKHLRAQEVALHNNLPCVYLVDSGGAFLPRQDEVFPDREHFGRIFYNQATMSARGIPQIAAVLGSCTAGGAYVPAMSDEAVIVRNQGTIFLGGPPLVKAATGEVVTAEELGGGDVHARQSGVTDHLADDDAHALRIVRSIVSTLGPRTPRPWDVLPTEAPAVDPAELYGVVPTDPRTPYDVREVIARIVDGSRFGEFKKEYGSTLVTGFARIHGHPVGIVANNGVLFAESAMKGAHFIELCDKRSIPLLFLQNITGFMVGRAYEAGGIAKHGAKMVTAVACARVPKLTVVIGGSFGAGNYSMCGRAYSPRFLWMWPNARISVMGGEQAASVLSTVRRDSIEARGGEWSAEDEEAFKDPIREQYEAQGSPYYSTARLWDDGVIDPADTRTVLGLALSTAANAPLSDVNYGVFRM from the coding sequence ATGGACACGCCGGTACTGGGGACGTCTGCTGCCCCGGACAGCGAGGCCTACGCCCGCAACGCGACGTCACACGCGGAGCTGGTCGAGGACCTCCGCAAACGTTTGGGGAGCGCCCGGCTGGGCGGGCCGGAGAAGGCGCGCACCCGGCACGTCGAACGCGGCAAGCTGCTTCCGCGCGACCGCGTCGACACGCTGCTGGACCCGGGGTCGCCGTTCCTGGAACTGTCGCCGCTGGCCGCGAACGGACTGTACGACGATGAGGCGCCGTCCGCCGGGATCATCACCGGGGTCGGGCGCGTCTCGGGGCGCGAGTGCGTGGTCGTCGCCAACGACGCCACCGTCAAGGGCGGCACGTACTACCCGATGACGGTGAAGAAGCACCTGCGCGCCCAGGAGGTCGCCCTCCACAACAACCTGCCGTGCGTCTACCTGGTGGACTCCGGCGGCGCGTTCCTGCCGAGGCAGGACGAAGTCTTCCCGGATCGTGAGCACTTCGGCCGGATCTTCTACAACCAGGCGACGATGTCCGCGCGCGGCATCCCGCAGATCGCCGCGGTGCTCGGCTCCTGCACCGCCGGCGGCGCGTACGTCCCGGCGATGAGCGACGAGGCCGTGATCGTCCGGAACCAGGGCACGATCTTCCTCGGCGGCCCGCCGCTGGTGAAGGCCGCGACCGGCGAGGTCGTCACGGCCGAAGAGCTCGGCGGCGGCGACGTCCACGCGCGCCAGTCCGGCGTCACCGACCACCTGGCCGACGACGACGCGCACGCGCTGCGGATCGTCCGCTCCATCGTGTCCACGCTGGGCCCGCGCACGCCGCGCCCGTGGGACGTGCTGCCGACCGAAGCTCCGGCGGTCGATCCCGCGGAGCTGTACGGCGTCGTCCCGACCGACCCGCGCACCCCTTACGACGTAAGGGAGGTGATCGCGCGGATCGTCGACGGCAGCCGGTTCGGCGAGTTCAAGAAGGAGTACGGCTCGACGCTGGTCACCGGGTTCGCCCGGATCCACGGTCACCCGGTGGGCATCGTCGCGAACAACGGCGTGCTGTTCGCCGAGTCCGCGATGAAGGGCGCGCACTTCATCGAGCTGTGCGACAAGCGCTCGATCCCGCTGCTGTTCCTGCAGAACATCACCGGGTTCATGGTCGGGCGCGCGTACGAAGCGGGCGGCATCGCCAAGCACGGCGCGAAGATGGTCACCGCGGTGGCCTGCGCGCGGGTGCCGAAGTTAACGGTCGTTATCGGCGGGTCATTCGGCGCCGGCAACTACTCGATGTGCGGCCGGGCGTACTCGCCGCGGTTCCTGTGGATGTGGCCGAACGCGCGGATCTCGGTGATGGGCGGCGAGCAGGCGGCGTCGGTGCTCTCGACGGTCCGCCGCGACTCGATCGAGGCCCGCGGCGGCGAGTGGTCCGCCGAGGACGAGGAAGCGTTCAAGGACCCGATCCGCGAGCAGTACGAAGCCCAGGGCAGCCCGTACTACTCCACCGCGCGGCTGTGGGACGACGGCGTCATCGACCCGGCGGACACCCGCACGGTGCTCGGTCTCGCGCTCTCGACCGCGGCCAACGCGCCCCTTTCCGATGTCAACTACGGCGTCTTCCGGATGTGA